One window of the Lactococcus lactis genome contains the following:
- a CDS encoding restriction endonuclease subunit S, which produces MSKNKKLVPKRRFKEFQNSDAWEQRELGEVGQINTGNTPPTSNSQNYEDDGLLWVTPTDIDGNIIRTTAKKLSKLGIKKARVVPKGSILATCIASIGKNALILEDSAFNQQINSLSPNENNDSYFLLTQSELWSKKMQSIAASGTMQIINKTEFSKLSFYFPVLTEQKHIGEFFSSLDQTITFQQQKLEKLQNIKKAYLNEMFI; this is translated from the coding sequence ATGAGCAAAAATAAAAAATTAGTACCGAAAAGACGCTTCAAGGAGTTCCAAAATTCTGACGCATGGGAACAGCGTGAGTTGGGGGAAGTTGGTCAGATAAATACTGGAAACACACCTCCAACTTCAAATTCTCAAAACTATGAAGATGATGGTTTGTTATGGGTAACTCCTACTGATATTGACGGGAACATAATAAGAACTACTGCTAAAAAGTTATCAAAATTAGGAATTAAAAAAGCAAGAGTAGTACCAAAAGGTTCAATTTTAGCAACTTGTATTGCAAGTATAGGAAAAAATGCCTTAATACTAGAAGATTCGGCATTTAATCAACAGATTAATTCCTTAAGTCCAAACGAGAATAATGATTCATATTTTCTATTAACTCAGTCAGAATTATGGTCAAAGAAAATGCAGTCGATAGCAGCTTCTGGAACAATGCAGATTATAAATAAAACAGAGTTTTCAAAGTTATCGTTTTATTTTCCAGTTCTAACGGAGCAAAAGCATATCGGAGAATTCTTTAGTAGCCTCGACCAAACCATCACTTTTCAACAACAGAAGCTGGAAAAACTACAAAACATTAAAAAAGCATACCTCAATGAGATGTTTATTTAG